A genomic window from Candidatus Pelagisphaera phototrophica includes:
- the trpD gene encoding anthranilate phosphoribosyltransferase, whose translation MKLAEFSAIVSEGSSLTEYQASVVADLLASAEEDPVEKADFLTKLALKGESFQEVAGLARRYRELARNPGLDEWNSRAIDVCGTGGDKQHTFNISTTVTFIVAAAGIPVLKHGNRSITSKCGSSNLLEALGLDIASDDAILQRSMEELGFCFMFAPAFHPAFKEIVPVRQALAAKGQRTVFNILGPLINPAKPAYQLLGVFSGTLVDMMANAQDSLGLKAGLIAHCDLGAKGGMDEFSAAGKNIARGFGSLGGIDARWVPSEMGIESGPLEDLEGGDVEENMQILDRLMEGKAPKALENSVVVNAAAAFFVTGRYASIAEGVEEARDLLIGGSVRKKIGQAKEFYKS comes from the coding sequence ATGAAACTTGCGGAGTTTTCAGCCATCGTTTCAGAAGGATCCAGTCTGACTGAGTATCAGGCATCAGTTGTAGCTGATCTTTTAGCGTCAGCGGAGGAGGACCCCGTCGAGAAAGCGGATTTTCTTACAAAACTCGCTCTAAAGGGAGAATCTTTTCAAGAAGTTGCCGGACTTGCCAGACGATACAGGGAGCTTGCTCGAAATCCTGGACTGGACGAATGGAACTCCCGGGCGATCGACGTTTGCGGAACTGGGGGGGATAAGCAGCATACATTCAACATTAGCACCACCGTAACGTTTATCGTAGCGGCAGCCGGGATTCCTGTTCTCAAGCATGGGAATCGATCGATAACATCGAAGTGCGGAAGCTCGAATCTTTTGGAGGCCCTAGGGCTTGATATCGCATCCGATGACGCTATTTTGCAGCGATCGATGGAGGAGTTGGGATTCTGCTTCATGTTTGCTCCCGCCTTCCACCCAGCGTTCAAGGAAATTGTGCCAGTGCGACAAGCCTTGGCGGCAAAAGGGCAGCGCACAGTATTCAATATTCTGGGGCCATTGATCAACCCGGCGAAACCTGCCTACCAGTTACTGGGAGTATTCAGTGGCACCCTTGTCGATATGATGGCAAACGCCCAAGACTCTCTCGGTCTCAAAGCCGGTCTGATCGCGCATTGCGATTTGGGGGCGAAAGGTGGAATGGATGAGTTTAGCGCAGCGGGGAAAAATATAGCCCGAGGCTTTGGATCTCTAGGAGGTATCGATGCTCGTTGGGTTCCGAGCGAAATGGGGATTGAATCTGGTCCGCTGGAAGATCTTGAAGGCGGCGATGTCGAAGAGAATATGCAGATATTGGATCGACTGATGGAGGGTAAGGCCCCTAAAGCCTTGGAGAATTCAGTCGTCGTTAATGCTGCTGCGGCTTTTTTCGTGACGGGACGTTACGCGAGTATTGCGGAAGGAGTCGAGGAAGCCCGGGACCTGTTGATAGGTGGCAGCGTCCGGAAGAAAATCGGACAGGCGAAGGAATTCTATAAATCGTAA
- the rpmF gene encoding 50S ribosomal protein L32, producing the protein MANPKRKQSKRRSRLRRGANRFEEPQLAKDPVDGSAFRPHRVNPNNGMYRGRQVTDVSV; encoded by the coding sequence ATGGCCAATCCAAAACGCAAGCAGTCCAAACGCCGTAGTCGTCTCCGCCGCGGAGCCAATCGCTTCGAGGAGCCACAACTCGCAAAAGATCCAGTTGACGGCTCTGCGTTCCGTCCGCATCGCGTGAATCCAAACAACGGAATGTACCGCGGTCGCCAAGTGACCGATGTCTCCGTGTAA
- the plsX gene encoding phosphate acyltransferase PlsX — translation MEIQAKACIAVDAMGADKGPSEIVAAVRLAFDAFPDLSPILLVGQETVLKPIVEGAGLASHPKLRIVHASQIVDMDDKPLQAMKQKRDSSMARSIELVKDEEAAVVVSCGNTGTLMASGTIRLRTMDGVERPALATVMPRQKGHFVLIDAGANPLAKAEHLVHNAVLGSDYCKHVLGNQSPRVGLMTIGTEEGKGNETTNAANELLKKISGIINYHGPVEGFQLFEDVVDVVVCDGFTGNVILKTCESLFKCLFKDFLGDEIRRNPLRQFGYLCSKGAYDAIRTQLNPDRYGGAPLLGLKGNILKAHGSSNREAVMNAIRIANEIISKDLNSQITGDIEKANRFIFPEIN, via the coding sequence ATGGAGATTCAGGCTAAAGCCTGCATCGCTGTCGATGCTATGGGTGCGGATAAGGGCCCTTCCGAGATAGTGGCTGCCGTTAGGCTCGCCTTCGACGCTTTCCCCGATCTCTCTCCCATCCTTCTCGTGGGCCAAGAGACAGTGCTCAAACCTATAGTAGAGGGAGCGGGACTAGCTTCTCACCCAAAGCTTCGCATCGTCCATGCTTCTCAAATTGTCGATATGGACGACAAGCCGCTCCAGGCGATGAAACAGAAGCGGGACTCGAGCATGGCCCGATCCATAGAACTGGTGAAGGACGAGGAGGCTGCAGTCGTCGTCAGCTGTGGCAATACCGGCACCTTGATGGCTAGCGGAACGATTCGCCTGAGAACAATGGATGGCGTAGAACGCCCCGCCCTCGCGACAGTCATGCCGCGCCAAAAGGGTCACTTCGTGTTGATTGACGCTGGTGCCAACCCGCTAGCAAAAGCTGAGCATTTGGTCCACAACGCCGTGCTGGGAAGCGACTACTGCAAGCACGTGCTCGGCAATCAGAGTCCAAGGGTAGGTCTTATGACAATTGGCACCGAAGAAGGCAAAGGGAATGAAACCACCAATGCAGCAAACGAGCTTCTTAAAAAAATATCTGGAATCATCAATTACCACGGCCCTGTTGAAGGGTTTCAGCTGTTCGAGGACGTGGTTGATGTTGTGGTCTGCGACGGCTTCACAGGGAACGTTATCCTAAAAACCTGCGAGTCCCTTTTCAAATGCCTTTTCAAGGACTTCCTAGGAGACGAGATAAGGCGAAATCCGCTACGCCAGTTTGGGTATCTGTGTTCTAAAGGGGCATACGATGCCATTAGAACGCAATTGAATCCAGACCGCTATGGTGGAGCGCCGCTTCTTGGATTAAAAGGGAATATTCTGAAAGCCCACGGATCCAGCAACCGCGAGGCGGTCATGAATGCGATTCGTATCGCTAACGAGATTATTAGCAAAGACTTAAACTCCCAGATCACTGGGGACATCGAAAAAGCTAACCGCTTTATTTTTCCCGAAATAAACTGA
- a CDS encoding beta-ketoacyl-ACP synthase III, producing the protein MSTLPRSVVIKGTGSYTPANIKTNDDLAEFVDTSEEWIFTRTGIKERRFATEGENTSHMGTEASRRALANAGIQTSAVDLVIVATITPDMPFPSTACLIQTQLGVSNAVCMDIEAACSGFLYIMEVAASMIKTGRYQNALIVGTEKLSSILDWEDRTTCVLFGDGAGAAVLGPSDSPQTGLLDFKLGADGANGEVLFMPGGGSANPATGTSIDNRLHFLKMRGKEVFKLAVKVMEQAAKEILEQNGLNSDQLACVIPHQANLRIIELLSSRLEIPMDRFYLNLEKYGNTSAASIPIALDEAFRDGRINSGDLVLLVAFGAGLTWGATLVRCP; encoded by the coding sequence ATGAGCACTCTGCCAAGGTCAGTTGTAATAAAAGGAACTGGTTCCTATACCCCTGCAAACATAAAGACAAACGACGACTTGGCAGAATTCGTAGACACTTCGGAGGAATGGATCTTTACGCGCACAGGGATAAAGGAGCGTCGTTTCGCGACTGAAGGAGAAAATACCTCCCACATGGGAACTGAAGCGTCCCGCAGGGCGCTTGCTAATGCGGGAATCCAAACAAGTGCCGTCGATTTAGTGATCGTCGCTACGATTACCCCCGATATGCCATTTCCCTCTACGGCCTGTCTAATTCAAACCCAGCTGGGTGTTAGCAATGCGGTTTGTATGGACATTGAAGCGGCGTGCTCAGGTTTCCTCTACATCATGGAAGTCGCCGCTTCCATGATCAAAACGGGTCGATACCAAAACGCCCTTATTGTCGGAACTGAAAAGCTGTCCAGCATATTGGATTGGGAAGACAGAACCACTTGCGTTCTCTTTGGCGATGGAGCGGGAGCAGCCGTCCTCGGCCCTTCTGACAGTCCCCAGACCGGTTTGCTCGACTTCAAACTCGGAGCCGACGGAGCAAACGGTGAAGTACTTTTCATGCCCGGAGGAGGTTCCGCCAACCCCGCAACAGGAACCTCGATCGACAACCGACTGCACTTCCTGAAAATGCGTGGCAAGGAGGTGTTTAAACTGGCAGTCAAGGTAATGGAGCAGGCGGCTAAAGAAATTCTTGAACAAAATGGCCTGAATTCGGACCAACTAGCCTGCGTCATTCCACATCAGGCCAATTTAAGAATCATCGAATTGCTTTCTTCCCGACTGGAGATTCCTATGGACCGCTTCTACCTCAATCTCGAGAAGTACGGGAACACCTCTGCGGCTTCGATCCCGATTGCGCTAGACGAGGCATTTCGGGACGGACGGATAAACTCGGGCGATCTCGTCCTCCTTGTCGCCTTCGGAGCTGGTTTGACCTGGGGAGCCACTTTGGTTCGCTGCCCATGA
- a CDS encoding tetratricopeptide repeat protein — protein sequence MIRHSIVTFALLFSALGAGAANLTWDPTNGYQSDEVELSGLLPQEIQRVLDWMNAGRKAEENKNYRKALRKYKRVNKKHPKSQYSPESLYRTSQIRLKQNKIDHAFDAFELIAYVYPSYGSFNDTIGEMYKIAVRRQESYRQKIFGVFPGFLNNDRAVRYFERLVSIAPYSDYAPLSLMNIAQIWSKRKNDTMAIYSLDRLITHYPKSFLTPDAYIQLASTHANLVEGPYYDQSSTEDAITFFEDFLIQFPSNNRVDEAEKGLFETQDIMALSKVKIGDFYFHKRSDFHAARVLYNEAITIAPKSGTAEIARKKLKMIEVKEEKLGIENEPESEREAPTVEEMEKKAEKRAKRKVLGLF from the coding sequence ATGATTCGACACTCCATCGTTACGTTCGCCCTACTGTTTTCGGCTCTTGGAGCCGGTGCGGCCAACCTCACGTGGGACCCAACCAACGGCTATCAATCGGACGAAGTCGAATTATCGGGCCTTCTGCCACAGGAAATACAGCGCGTTCTGGACTGGATGAACGCCGGTCGCAAAGCCGAGGAAAACAAAAACTACAGAAAAGCCCTCAGAAAATACAAACGGGTCAATAAAAAGCATCCTAAAAGTCAATATTCGCCCGAATCCCTTTACCGGACTTCGCAAATTCGGCTGAAGCAAAACAAAATCGATCATGCCTTCGACGCATTCGAGTTGATTGCCTATGTTTATCCGAGCTACGGGAGCTTCAACGACACGATCGGCGAAATGTACAAAATCGCAGTTCGCAGACAGGAAAGCTATCGACAAAAGATTTTTGGCGTTTTTCCGGGATTTCTAAACAATGATCGAGCTGTACGGTATTTTGAACGACTCGTTTCCATCGCCCCCTACAGCGACTACGCTCCGCTTTCATTGATGAATATCGCTCAAATCTGGTCGAAACGGAAGAATGATACCATGGCGATCTACTCGCTGGACCGTCTCATCACCCACTATCCCAAGAGCTTTCTGACTCCAGACGCCTATATCCAATTGGCCAGTACACATGCTAATTTGGTAGAAGGACCGTATTACGACCAAAGCAGCACAGAAGACGCTATCACCTTCTTCGAAGACTTCCTCATTCAGTTCCCCTCTAACAATAGGGTCGACGAAGCAGAGAAAGGCCTTTTCGAGACGCAGGACATCATGGCCTTGAGCAAAGTGAAAATTGGGGACTTCTACTTTCACAAACGATCTGACTTCCATGCTGCCAGAGTTCTTTACAACGAAGCCATTACGATTGCTCCGAAGTCTGGAACCGCCGAAATTGCTCGAAAAAAGCTGAAGATGATTGAAGTGAAAGAGGAGAAACTCGGTATCGAAAACGAGCCTGAATCTGAAAGAGAGGCCCCAACCGTCGAAGAAATGGAGAAAAAGGCGGAAAAGCGGGCGAAAAGAAAAGTACTGGGCTTATTTTAG
- the lptE gene encoding LPS assembly lipoprotein LptE, giving the protein MRRFLHTLLCIGIIVGLASCASYQMGQPGESDSYRSVYVKPVRNDSTYPMLKASLTASLRKAIADTGFLDVATFTSADTVLETRVISVNREIAAVSSIDVGRGRKYELEFETLCTLYQKVGGQLEPVFVNRRINVKQDIFADSGQVNAEHQAGPEIARKIAQRVTESIVDTW; this is encoded by the coding sequence ATGCGACGTTTTCTCCACACGCTTTTATGCATCGGCATAATCGTCGGCCTTGCAAGTTGTGCTTCCTACCAGATGGGGCAACCCGGCGAATCAGATTCCTACCGGAGCGTCTACGTTAAGCCAGTACGGAACGACTCGACCTATCCGATGCTGAAGGCGAGCTTGACCGCCTCTCTCCGAAAAGCGATCGCGGATACGGGATTTTTAGACGTCGCCACCTTTACATCCGCCGATACTGTTCTCGAGACCAGAGTAATCTCGGTCAACCGAGAGATAGCCGCAGTTTCGTCCATTGATGTAGGCCGAGGTAGAAAGTACGAGCTTGAGTTCGAAACGCTCTGTACCCTCTACCAGAAAGTTGGTGGCCAGCTTGAACCGGTTTTTGTGAATCGCAGAATCAACGTGAAGCAGGACATTTTTGCAGACAGCGGACAGGTAAACGCGGAGCACCAGGCAGGACCTGAAATCGCTCGCAAGATCGCCCAGCGAGTCACCGAATCTATCGTAGACACCTGGTAG
- the rpe gene encoding ribulose-phosphate 3-epimerase, which produces MESPLLVPSMLAADHTRLAEDIAAIERLGIKWLHIDIMDGHFVPNLSFGPQTVADLRPKSKLFFDLHLMLENSQEYIEAFISAGADQVSIHVEPSYDIGATIERVRSLGAKPGIVLNPRTDASHILPFLPSVDIVLAMTVQPGFGGQSFDDSVLEKTKQIDAYRSEHSLNFRLEVDGGINLDTARKCRNHGVDTFVAGSAFFKSDDQTKFLREIESMP; this is translated from the coding sequence ATGGAGTCCCCATTACTAGTTCCTTCGATGCTGGCAGCCGACCATACCAGATTGGCGGAGGATATTGCTGCCATTGAAAGGCTCGGAATAAAGTGGCTTCATATCGACATTATGGACGGGCACTTCGTTCCGAATCTGTCTTTCGGGCCGCAAACCGTTGCGGACCTTCGACCGAAATCAAAACTGTTTTTCGATTTGCATCTTATGCTCGAGAATTCGCAAGAATATATTGAGGCGTTCATTTCTGCCGGAGCTGACCAAGTCTCTATTCACGTAGAGCCCAGCTACGATATTGGCGCAACAATTGAAAGAGTCCGAAGTCTAGGAGCGAAGCCTGGCATCGTTTTGAACCCAAGAACCGACGCTAGTCACATTCTCCCCTTTCTTCCTTCTGTCGACATTGTGCTCGCGATGACTGTTCAACCCGGATTCGGGGGACAATCTTTCGATGACAGTGTTCTCGAAAAGACCAAGCAAATCGATGCTTACCGGAGCGAACACTCCTTGAACTTCAGACTCGAAGTAGATGGAGGGATAAATCTTGATACGGCCCGAAAGTGCCGTAATCATGGCGTGGATACGTTTGTCGCTGGTTCCGCATTTTTCAAGTCCGACGATCAGACAAAATTTCTGCGTGAAATCGAGTCAATGCCCTAA
- the hpt gene encoding hypoxanthine phosphoribosyltransferase, which yields MKISQKKPSYGLADLESVLLSETQISNRVSELAKEILSHYGDKDITIICVLSGALVFTSDLIRKLKLPTRLDCLRSDSYGSSTKPDDPPRISSPLKTDIENRHVLLVDDILDTGNTLSELIKHLSQSKPASLRTCVLLDKKERRQVKIQADHVGFNVPDAFVVGYGLDFAERYRSLPCIGVLKPEFQKASYFQCGC from the coding sequence ATGAAAATTTCGCAAAAAAAGCCTAGCTATGGACTCGCTGATTTAGAGTCCGTTTTACTATCCGAAACGCAAATTTCGAATCGTGTTTCGGAACTTGCAAAAGAAATTTTATCTCACTACGGCGACAAGGATATCACGATAATTTGCGTGCTTAGCGGTGCCCTCGTTTTCACATCGGATCTTATTCGCAAACTCAAGCTTCCAACTCGACTAGATTGTCTTAGATCAGACAGCTACGGCAGTTCAACAAAGCCCGATGACCCTCCCCGCATATCAAGCCCGCTTAAAACTGACATTGAAAATCGACACGTGCTTCTGGTCGACGATATTCTGGATACTGGAAACACCCTCTCGGAGCTTATAAAGCACTTGAGCCAATCGAAGCCCGCCTCTCTCAGAACCTGCGTACTTCTCGACAAAAAGGAACGACGCCAAGTGAAAATACAGGCGGACCATGTCGGGTTCAATGTTCCAGATGCCTTCGTTGTAGGCTACGGACTCGATTTCGCAGAGCGCTACCGGTCACTTCCGTGCATAGGCGTACTCAAACCTGAATTCCAAAAAGCATCTTATTTCCAGTGCGGATGTTAA
- a CDS encoding class I SAM-dependent methyltransferase, whose translation MILAKTWTDYEILECGEGMKKERWGDIILVRPDPQIIWPLKSKDWGEFDAFYHRSKKGGGNWEYRRKIPQSWNIQYDSCTFKIRPTDFKHTGLFPEQAVNWDWCRSKIKLSQGSPKILNLFGYTGAATISAARAGAQVCHVDAAKGMVAWCRENASFSGLQNAPIRFIVDDCVKFVEREIRRGSQYDGIIMDPPSYGRGSKGEIWQFDRDLWQLLQRCRKILSASPLFFLVNAYTTGISPTIVGNLLREALSDLKGSVTNGEIGLPIGDSLNALPCGLYARWESQHFSQF comes from the coding sequence ATGATACTGGCTAAAACTTGGACAGACTACGAGATCCTCGAATGCGGTGAGGGCATGAAAAAGGAGCGCTGGGGTGACATCATTTTAGTCCGACCCGATCCCCAGATCATATGGCCCTTAAAATCGAAAGACTGGGGAGAGTTCGATGCCTTTTACCATCGTAGTAAAAAGGGCGGCGGAAACTGGGAATATCGTCGGAAGATCCCTCAATCGTGGAATATTCAATATGACAGCTGCACTTTCAAGATCAGGCCGACCGATTTTAAGCACACCGGCCTTTTCCCTGAGCAGGCAGTCAACTGGGACTGGTGTCGTTCGAAGATCAAACTTTCACAAGGCAGTCCCAAAATTCTAAATTTATTTGGCTACACGGGTGCGGCAACGATTTCAGCTGCTAGAGCAGGCGCTCAGGTTTGTCACGTGGATGCGGCGAAAGGAATGGTCGCCTGGTGTCGGGAAAACGCTTCATTCAGTGGGCTTCAAAACGCCCCTATTCGATTCATTGTCGACGACTGTGTTAAATTTGTTGAGCGAGAGATCCGCAGAGGAAGCCAATACGACGGAATTATTATGGACCCTCCATCATACGGCAGAGGCAGCAAGGGAGAGATATGGCAATTCGATCGCGACCTTTGGCAGCTTCTTCAAAGATGCCGCAAAATCCTGTCCGCTTCACCCCTATTTTTTCTCGTAAATGCGTACACTACGGGAATTTCTCCGACCATAGTCGGAAACCTGCTGAGAGAAGCTCTCTCGGATCTGAAAGGAAGTGTCACAAACGGCGAGATTGGTCTACCGATCGGTGATAGCCTGAATGCACTGCCTTGCGGCCTTTATGCCCGATGGGAATCCCAACATTTTTCGCAATTTTAA
- a CDS encoding polyphosphate kinase 2: MKFNDFVGSNFFSFYNDIDFISYQKEKKRLQAELLKLQHWVIKNNKRVALVFEGRDAAGKGGSIKRFTEYMMPKHFNVVELGVPTRKESKNWFRRYEKHFPAEGEITFFDRSWYNRALIEPTMGYCTKSQYKYFMNKVLKWEESQIDNGLIMVKVYLSVSKHTQSFRFKERQVDPLKYWKYSENDKYAREYWDVFTKYKEQMFRRASSDKSPWVIINSNNKLETRLKSMLYVLSQIPYTSNFDYRPLKKVDKQQRYSIIIDGISFKNLNYRQFLLLETLHGLDKK, encoded by the coding sequence ATGAAATTTAACGACTTCGTCGGGAGCAATTTTTTTTCTTTCTACAACGACATAGACTTCATTTCTTACCAAAAAGAAAAGAAGCGTCTGCAAGCAGAGCTTCTCAAGCTACAACATTGGGTCATCAAAAATAACAAGAGAGTGGCTCTCGTTTTTGAGGGTCGAGATGCCGCTGGAAAGGGAGGATCCATAAAGCGATTCACCGAGTACATGATGCCGAAGCATTTCAACGTAGTTGAACTCGGTGTACCGACGCGCAAAGAATCGAAAAATTGGTTTCGACGATACGAAAAACACTTTCCCGCAGAAGGGGAAATCACTTTCTTCGACCGTTCCTGGTACAACCGCGCGCTTATCGAACCGACGATGGGCTATTGCACAAAGTCTCAGTACAAATACTTCATGAACAAAGTTCTGAAGTGGGAGGAATCTCAGATAGACAATGGCTTAATCATGGTGAAAGTCTATTTGTCAGTATCCAAGCACACCCAGTCTTTTCGTTTCAAAGAGAGACAAGTCGACCCATTGAAGTACTGGAAATACTCGGAGAACGACAAATATGCTCGAGAGTATTGGGATGTATTCACAAAATATAAAGAGCAGATGTTTCGCCGTGCTTCATCTGACAAGAGTCCTTGGGTGATTATCAACTCGAACAATAAATTGGAAACTAGGCTTAAGTCGATGCTCTATGTTCTATCTCAGATTCCGTACACCAGCAATTTCGATTATCGGCCTTTAAAAAAGGTAGACAAGCAACAGCGGTATTCAATAATTATAGACGGTATATCCTTCAAGAATCTAAACTACCGCCAATTTCTTCTACTAGAAACGCTACACGGACTCGATAAGAAGTAA
- the hpf gene encoding ribosome hibernation-promoting factor, HPF/YfiA family has translation MQANNHDLIITGIHMDLTESLKQGVKDKVERLFRHEERIIRVKVELECDHTKGGKEHEFTAKGHIEINGPSMNVSVHDADCHKAIDLLVDKLDRMLRRRSRLRLVKRKDTHGVDIPANLPKV, from the coding sequence ATGCAAGCCAACAACCACGATCTGATCATTACTGGCATTCACATGGACTTGACGGAATCTCTGAAGCAGGGCGTCAAAGATAAAGTGGAGCGACTTTTTAGGCATGAGGAGAGAATAATCAGAGTCAAAGTGGAGTTGGAGTGCGATCATACTAAAGGCGGGAAAGAGCATGAGTTTACCGCCAAGGGGCATATTGAGATTAATGGCCCGTCTATGAATGTTTCGGTGCACGACGCGGATTGCCACAAGGCGATCGATCTTCTGGTTGACAAGCTGGACCGCATGTTAAGGCGCCGCTCTCGATTAAGGCTTGTGAAACGCAAGGACACTCACGGGGTCGACATTCCAGCTAATCTTCCGAAAGTCTGA
- a CDS encoding RluA family pseudouridine synthase, whose amino-acid sequence MPITEWGWEVTEAELRSWIIQDDNDIILINKPALVVCHPSKRGPWSSLVGACRECLGYDRTHLIARLDRETSGIILLAKHRLAARHFQMALERRAVAKSYLAILEGSLTEAREVDAAIGKDPDSIIHCKSAVRTNGKKQAAQTRFKPIHSASDYTLAQVEPLTGRKHQIRVHSQHIGHSIVGDKLYGPDETFFLDFIESGWTEKLAGTLLMNRQALHAFKMTFDLESGPRSFSAPPTEDFVQFCENHLNLPKSDLLKLISSS is encoded by the coding sequence ATGCCAATTACTGAATGGGGCTGGGAAGTCACGGAAGCCGAACTCCGCTCTTGGATCATTCAGGATGACAACGACATCATATTGATCAACAAACCGGCATTGGTCGTCTGCCATCCCTCCAAGCGAGGACCTTGGTCTTCGTTGGTCGGAGCGTGCAGAGAGTGCCTAGGCTACGATAGAACCCATCTGATCGCTCGGCTAGATAGGGAAACGAGCGGAATCATCCTGCTAGCAAAGCATCGACTCGCTGCCCGGCACTTTCAAATGGCACTAGAAAGACGGGCAGTGGCAAAGAGCTATCTCGCAATTCTAGAAGGTTCCCTCACAGAAGCAAGAGAGGTTGACGCAGCAATTGGGAAGGATCCGGACAGTATCATCCATTGCAAGTCAGCGGTCCGAACGAACGGAAAAAAGCAGGCTGCCCAAACTCGATTCAAACCCATTCATTCCGCATCAGACTACACCCTCGCCCAAGTTGAGCCCCTTACCGGTCGAAAACACCAAATTCGTGTTCACTCTCAACATATTGGTCATTCGATAGTGGGAGATAAACTCTATGGACCCGACGAAACCTTTTTCCTCGATTTCATAGAATCAGGATGGACCGAAAAACTCGCTGGCACACTGCTCATGAACCGCCAGGCCCTCCACGCTTTCAAGATGACGTTCGACTTGGAATCCGGACCGAGATCTTTTTCCGCCCCTCCTACCGAAGACTTTGTACAGTTTTGCGAGAACCACTTGAATCTCCCTAAATCGGATCTCCTTAAATTGATTTCCTCATCATAA
- a CDS encoding MFS transporter, which translates to MSKKPDTSVLKLPNIRRFIAFRIFFNARFYYPIFTILFLDFGLTLEQFAILNAAWAATIVLLEVPSGALADTVGRRNLVIASAGIMIVEMALLCLAPIGQMPIVFYLFLINRILSGAAEASASGADEALAYDTLKDLGLERSWGKVLETQMRFQSIAFIVAMSVGALLYDAERLNQIFTALSFDIEVSKAFAIRIPLILTLLLGIGALITALGLKEPNSEKVARREARQEDWFATIKEAFAKTLDTGKWILNTPVAMMIILGGFLIDHIARMILTLNSEYYRRIELPEASFGIIGAGFGLMGLFTPRLGRWLSENRSKTFNFSLIGIVTFFGLLGMTHFVPYWGVAPMILIYGPIGLTGFLISAYMNAETPSSARATALSFKGLSYNLAYGGIGLIYSLLVYNLRRTESMQAVPPEHVEAELFKSALSYFPSYFVVAFVLVLLFGLINRHSIDTSPLKKDDST; encoded by the coding sequence GTGAGCAAAAAGCCAGATACCAGCGTACTGAAACTCCCCAATATTCGTCGTTTCATTGCCTTCCGTATTTTCTTCAATGCTCGATTTTACTATCCGATATTCACCATTCTCTTCCTGGATTTCGGCCTCACACTAGAGCAATTCGCTATTCTTAACGCGGCATGGGCCGCTACCATCGTCCTACTTGAGGTTCCCTCCGGAGCTTTGGCGGACACAGTTGGGCGACGCAACCTCGTTATCGCCTCAGCAGGCATAATGATTGTTGAGATGGCCCTACTCTGTCTGGCGCCAATCGGTCAAATGCCGATAGTGTTCTACCTTTTTCTAATCAATCGCATACTGAGTGGTGCCGCCGAAGCGTCCGCTAGCGGAGCCGACGAAGCCCTTGCCTACGACACGTTGAAAGACCTGGGGCTTGAGAGGAGTTGGGGGAAAGTATTGGAGACGCAAATGCGTTTCCAATCGATCGCCTTCATTGTGGCCATGTCCGTTGGAGCGTTGCTTTACGATGCCGAACGCCTCAACCAAATTTTTACCGCTCTGTCTTTTGATATAGAGGTTTCTAAAGCATTCGCCATACGGATTCCTCTCATACTGACCCTGTTGCTCGGAATAGGTGCCCTTATCACAGCATTAGGTCTAAAGGAGCCGAATTCTGAGAAGGTCGCTCGCCGTGAAGCCCGCCAGGAGGACTGGTTCGCTACGATTAAGGAGGCGTTCGCAAAGACACTAGATACGGGTAAATGGATTCTAAATACCCCAGTCGCCATGATGATCATTCTGGGCGGATTCTTAATCGATCACATTGCTCGAATGATTCTCACCCTAAACAGCGAGTACTACCGGCGAATCGAATTGCCGGAAGCGAGTTTCGGGATTATCGGCGCCGGATTTGGATTAATGGGACTGTTCACACCCAGGCTGGGTAGGTGGCTCTCTGAAAACAGGAGCAAAACGTTCAATTTCTCGCTTATAGGAATCGTTACGTTTTTTGGTCTTCTTGGTATGACGCATTTCGTTCCCTATTGGGGAGTCGCCCCAATGATTTTAATTTACGGACCTATTGGATTAACCGGCTTTCTCATTAGCGCCTATATGAATGCGGAAACGCCATCGAGCGCCAGAGCGACGGCACTGAGTTTCAAAGGTCTTTCCTACAACTTAGCTTATGGTGGGATCGGTCTCATTTATTCGCTCCTGGTGTATAATTTACGCAGAACGGAATCGATGCAGGCTGTTCCTCCAGAGCACGTAGAAGCGGAACTCTTCAAATCCGCCCTGAGTTACTTCCCAAGCTACTTCGTAGTCGCATTCGTGCTCGTACTGCTATTCGGCCTAATCAACCGGCACTCGATCGACACTTCACCTTTGAAAAAGGACGACTCAACTTAA